In the genome of Halobacterium noricense, one region contains:
- a CDS encoding GNAT family N-acetyltransferase yields MDVAAATRDDVAAVTELWVSLAREQRAHASHLLAEENREQARDLVAQYVHTGDCALARSAGQPVGFVMFHVETGFFETDATRGVVDNVYVLPDVRGEGVGSALLDYAEGQLRDAGADVLAVEALWDNEAARRLYDRRGYAPHRVTMEKPADAGTDDAERDDD; encoded by the coding sequence ATGGACGTGGCGGCTGCGACCAGGGACGACGTCGCGGCCGTCACGGAGCTGTGGGTCTCGCTCGCGCGCGAGCAGCGCGCGCACGCCTCACACTTGCTCGCCGAGGAGAACCGCGAGCAGGCCCGCGACCTCGTCGCGCAATACGTCCACACCGGCGACTGCGCACTCGCTCGGAGCGCGGGCCAGCCCGTCGGGTTCGTGATGTTCCACGTCGAGACGGGATTCTTCGAGACAGACGCCACCCGCGGGGTCGTAGACAACGTCTACGTGCTGCCGGACGTCCGCGGCGAGGGCGTCGGGTCGGCGCTCCTCGACTACGCGGAGGGCCAACTGCGCGACGCGGGCGCGGACGTGCTCGCCGTCGAAGCGCTGTGGGACAACGAGGCCGCGCGCCGCCTCTACGACCGCCGCGGCTACGCCCCGCACCGCGTCACGATGGAGAAACCGGCCGATGCGGGTACGGACGACGCGGAGCGAGACGACGATTGA
- a CDS encoding phosphoglycerate kinase, with product MAIRTLDDLDATDTAVGVRVDINSPLAEDGTLADDARLRAHVDTLDELLDRGARVAVLAHQGRPGGDEFERLEPHADRLDELLDNPVSYCDATFSADARDAVDALDAGTAVLLENTRFYSEEYMEFSAERAAETFLVARLSPVLDAYVNDAFAAAHRSQPSLVGFPERLESYAGRVMATELDVLGSIEETPTPRTYVVGGAKVPDSVTVIEHALANDLAENVLVTGVVANVFLAAAGVDIGRASTDFVHDRGYETEIERADDLLYEYGNHIHVPEDVAVERDGERAELGVEELPPARSEPVEDVGSDTVAAYADILEETGTAVLNGPAGVFEDETFADGTRGIFEAATAAEYTIVGGGDTAAAIRQFGLSGFEHVSTGGGAALRLLTGESLPAVEALR from the coding sequence ATGGCGATACGGACCCTCGACGACCTCGACGCGACGGACACCGCGGTCGGGGTGCGGGTCGACATCAACAGCCCGCTGGCCGAGGACGGAACGCTCGCCGACGACGCGCGGCTGCGGGCTCACGTGGACACGCTCGACGAGCTGCTCGACCGCGGCGCGCGGGTCGCGGTTCTCGCCCACCAGGGGCGGCCGGGTGGCGACGAGTTCGAGCGCCTCGAACCGCACGCCGACCGGCTCGACGAACTCCTCGACAACCCGGTCTCGTACTGCGACGCGACCTTCTCCGCGGACGCGCGGGACGCCGTCGACGCCCTCGACGCGGGCACGGCGGTCCTGCTCGAGAATACGCGCTTCTACAGCGAGGAGTACATGGAGTTCTCCGCCGAGCGCGCCGCGGAGACGTTCCTCGTCGCGCGGCTCTCGCCCGTACTGGATGCGTACGTCAACGACGCGTTCGCGGCCGCGCACCGCTCGCAGCCGTCGCTGGTCGGGTTCCCCGAACGGCTGGAGTCGTACGCGGGCCGCGTGATGGCGACGGAACTGGATGTGCTGGGCTCCATCGAGGAGACGCCGACGCCGCGGACGTACGTCGTCGGCGGCGCGAAGGTCCCGGACTCCGTGACGGTCATCGAGCACGCGCTCGCGAACGACCTCGCAGAGAACGTGCTCGTGACTGGCGTCGTCGCGAACGTCTTCCTCGCAGCGGCCGGCGTGGACATCGGGCGTGCGAGCACGGACTTCGTCCACGACCGCGGCTACGAGACGGAAATCGAGCGCGCGGACGACCTCCTCTACGAGTACGGCAACCACATCCACGTGCCCGAGGACGTTGCCGTCGAGCGCGACGGCGAGCGAGCCGAACTCGGGGTCGAGGAACTTCCACCGGCGCGCAGCGAACCCGTCGAGGACGTCGGCAGCGACACGGTCGCGGCGTACGCCGACATTCTCGAAGAGACAGGGACAGCGGTCCTGAACGGGCCAGCGGGCGTCTTCGAGGACGAGACGTTCGCGGACGGCACGCGCGGCATCTTCGAGGCGGCGACAGCGGCGGAGTACACCATCGTCGGCGGCGGCGACACGGCCGCGGCCATCCGGCAATTCGGCCTCTCGGGGTTCGAGCACGTGAGTACCGGCGGCGGCGCTGCCCTCCGGCTGCTCACGGGCGAGTCACTCCCGGCCGTGGAGGCGCTACGATGA
- a CDS encoding CBS domain-containing protein → MTQLALRDVLSQEFVGVSESDELLDAVELMRAENTTSAVVLRGTDPVGVVTAETVMDLLLDGHDPNAVAAADVMDGPPESLSLDASVADAADLMGRTGDPRVLVADDDGVHGVVEARDVAPTVEKQLRGAPAAPSAPPTGSEQANSADSYSEQGVCESCGGLAHELVDVNGQLLCPECQPV, encoded by the coding sequence ATGACACAGTTAGCGCTCAGGGACGTGCTCTCCCAGGAGTTCGTCGGCGTCAGCGAATCCGACGAACTTCTCGACGCAGTCGAGCTGATGCGGGCCGAGAACACCACCAGCGCGGTCGTCCTCCGCGGCACCGACCCGGTCGGCGTCGTCACCGCCGAGACCGTCATGGACCTCCTGCTGGACGGTCACGACCCGAACGCAGTCGCCGCCGCCGACGTGATGGACGGCCCGCCCGAATCGCTGTCGCTGGACGCCTCCGTGGCGGACGCCGCGGACCTGATGGGCCGGACCGGCGACCCGCGCGTCCTGGTCGCGGACGACGACGGCGTCCACGGCGTCGTGGAAGCGCGCGACGTCGCGCCGACCGTCGAGAAACAGCTCCGCGGCGCGCCCGCAGCACCGTCGGCCCCGCCGACCGGCAGCGAGCAAGCCAACTCCGCCGACAGTTACAGCGAACAGGGCGTCTGTGAGAGCTGTGGCGGACTCGCCCACGAACTCGTGGACGTCAACGGCCAACTGCTCTGCCCGGAGTGCCAGCCGGTCTGA
- the udk gene encoding uridine kinase has product MTIPSFAIGIAGGTGAGKTTVAREITDNVEEAATLIPLDNYYKDLSHMGFEERKTVNYDHPSAFEWDLLQEHLDALLSGQPVEMPQYDFTEHLRKEERITVEPTDVIVLEGILALYDEDVNDMLDLHIYVETDADVRILRRIERDVVDRGRDLESVMDQYLSTVKPMHEQFIEPTKKDADIIIPEGANAVAVNLLEEKVQAESSEMAEWAVRGDEERYEREFADSDPDDGAEEEVDANAAENSK; this is encoded by the coding sequence ATGACCATCCCGTCGTTCGCTATCGGTATCGCCGGGGGCACGGGGGCCGGCAAGACGACGGTAGCGCGCGAGATTACCGACAACGTCGAGGAAGCGGCCACCCTCATTCCGCTGGACAACTACTACAAGGACCTCAGCCACATGGGTTTCGAGGAGCGCAAGACGGTCAACTACGACCACCCCTCGGCGTTCGAGTGGGACCTCCTCCAGGAGCACCTCGACGCGCTGCTCTCCGGCCAGCCCGTCGAGATGCCTCAGTACGACTTCACCGAACACCTCCGTAAAGAAGAACGAATCACCGTCGAACCCACTGACGTCATCGTGCTGGAGGGGATCCTGGCGCTCTACGACGAGGACGTCAACGACATGCTCGACCTCCACATCTACGTCGAGACCGACGCCGACGTCCGCATTCTCCGCCGCATCGAGCGCGACGTCGTCGACCGCGGCCGCGACCTCGAAAGCGTGATGGACCAGTACCTCTCGACGGTCAAGCCGATGCACGAGCAGTTCATCGAGCCCACGAAGAAGGACGCCGACATCATCATCCCGGAGGGCGCGAACGCGGTCGCGGTCAACCTCCTCGAAGAGAAAGTCCAGGCCGAGAGCTCGGAGATGGCGGAGTGGGCAGTGCGCGGCGACGAGGAGCGCTACGAGCGCGAGTTCGCGGACAGCGACCCCGACGACGGAGCCGAGGAAGAAGTCGACGCGAACGCAGCCGAGAACTCGAAGTAG
- a CDS encoding DUF5785 family protein, which produces MAEMEDPSGRDWVHDPDGEKGSEGGRNYDMAVLSKMTDEEDDFPLEKSAFVEEFGDWPVRINHEKVLSVAEIFEHVEEDEFETKVGFHKAVGDGLRRANVWDYHPPER; this is translated from the coding sequence ATGGCAGAGATGGAAGACCCCTCGGGCCGGGACTGGGTCCACGACCCCGACGGCGAGAAAGGCAGCGAGGGCGGCCGCAACTACGACATGGCGGTCCTCTCGAAGATGACCGACGAAGAGGACGACTTCCCGTTGGAGAAATCGGCGTTCGTCGAGGAGTTCGGCGACTGGCCGGTTCGCATCAACCACGAGAAGGTGCTCTCCGTGGCGGAAATCTTCGAACACGTCGAGGAGGACGAGTTCGAGACGAAGGTCGGCTTCCACAAGGCAGTTGGCGACGGCCTGCGGCGCGCGAACGTCTGGGACTACCACCCGCCCGAGCGGTAG
- a CDS encoding orc1/cdc6 family replication initiation protein, protein MKTPFRDRVELFTNKDVLKDHYEPEEILERDEEIDQYANALQDVVDGWEPDNVFVYGKTGVGKTAVTRYMMDALEYEAEDREGVDDVVSVEVNCHHHPSSYQAAIALVNELRGDTDRDPLTTGLSTSDVLNALFDEIEAREGTVLIVLDEIDNLGDDDMLLYQLPRAKTNGNISDSQVAVVGISNDYTFRNDLSPKVQDTLCEREIKFPPYDANELVTILTDRAERGLRGDVLEDGVIPQCAALAARDRGSARQAIDLLREAVNVAVEDGREVVTEEDVDTAVERVERGRIKDSIKDLTTHGQYVLLAVTQMSVSGETPARAKELYEVYEEVAAEYAAEPLSQRSVHDHLNDLSMLGFLRQHDRNYGRGGGQFFEYELDVDAEMVREAMADETE, encoded by the coding sequence ATGAAGACGCCGTTCCGAGACCGCGTCGAGCTGTTCACCAACAAGGACGTCCTCAAGGACCACTACGAGCCGGAGGAAATCCTCGAACGCGACGAAGAAATCGACCAGTACGCCAACGCCCTCCAGGATGTCGTGGACGGCTGGGAGCCGGACAACGTCTTCGTCTACGGGAAGACCGGCGTCGGGAAGACCGCGGTGACGCGGTACATGATGGACGCCCTCGAGTACGAGGCCGAGGACCGCGAGGGCGTCGACGACGTGGTGAGCGTCGAGGTCAACTGCCACCACCACCCTTCGTCGTACCAGGCCGCCATCGCGCTCGTGAACGAACTCCGCGGGGACACCGACCGTGACCCGCTCACGACCGGGCTGTCGACGTCGGACGTGCTCAACGCGTTGTTCGACGAAATCGAAGCGCGCGAGGGCACCGTGCTCATCGTGCTCGACGAAATCGATAACCTCGGCGACGACGACATGCTGCTCTACCAGCTCCCGCGCGCGAAGACGAACGGCAACATCTCGGACTCGCAGGTCGCGGTCGTCGGCATCTCCAACGACTACACGTTCCGCAACGACCTCTCGCCGAAAGTTCAGGATACGCTCTGCGAGCGCGAAATCAAGTTCCCGCCGTACGACGCCAACGAGCTCGTCACGATTCTCACCGACCGCGCCGAACGCGGCCTCCGCGGGGACGTTCTCGAAGACGGTGTCATCCCGCAGTGTGCCGCGCTTGCCGCTCGTGACCGCGGGAGCGCGCGACAGGCCATCGACTTGCTCCGCGAGGCCGTCAACGTCGCCGTCGAGGACGGACGCGAAGTCGTCACCGAGGAAGACGTCGACACCGCGGTCGAACGCGTCGAACGTGGTCGCATCAAGGACTCTATCAAAGACCTCACGACCCACGGTCAGTACGTCCTGCTCGCGGTCACGCAGATGTCCGTCAGCGGCGAGACGCCGGCCCGTGCGAAGGAACTCTACGAAGTCTACGAGGAGGTCGCCGCGGAGTACGCTGCCGAACCCCTGAGCCAGCGCAGCGTCCACGACCATCTCAACGACCTCTCGATGCTCGGATTCCTCCGCCAGCACGACCGCAACTATGGCCGCGGCGGCGGGCAGTTCTTCGAGTACGAACTCGACGTCGACGCCGAGATGGTTCGGGAAGCGATGGCCGACGAAACCGAGTAG
- a CDS encoding DUF2064 domain-containing protein, translating to MTVVAVTVDPPREGLVLPELAATSPLSEQEAVSLYEAMAADAFRAVAESGGDLLVNYRPDDLLPDEHVPEGADAEQEIRSLVEDVLDEEATAATRVEVQVGSSKHARVGNTVTHLLDTEGVASVAVLEPDAPLVARKHVDSAALKLRRNPVVVGPSRGGSLYFAGFREPIDFEGAWSAPEIENVTARAIDAGHDVDFLHEQTRVRTGDDLVSLVAELRARRAAGRVVPAYTTAYVEDLGLRIEAEDGERVLVRE from the coding sequence ATGACTGTCGTCGCCGTCACGGTGGACCCACCGCGGGAAGGACTCGTGCTCCCGGAGCTGGCAGCCACGTCGCCGCTCTCAGAGCAGGAAGCCGTATCGCTGTACGAGGCGATGGCCGCCGACGCGTTCCGTGCGGTGGCCGAGAGCGGCGGCGACCTCCTCGTGAATTACCGGCCCGACGACCTGCTCCCCGACGAGCACGTCCCCGAGGGAGCGGACGCCGAGCAGGAAATCAGGAGTCTCGTCGAGGACGTGCTCGACGAGGAGGCGACCGCGGCCACGCGCGTCGAAGTGCAGGTCGGGTCTTCGAAGCACGCCCGCGTCGGGAACACGGTCACGCACCTGCTGGACACCGAGGGCGTGGCGTCGGTCGCCGTCCTGGAACCCGACGCGCCGCTGGTCGCGCGCAAGCACGTCGATAGCGCGGCGCTGAAGCTCCGCCGGAACCCCGTCGTCGTCGGGCCATCCCGGGGCGGCAGCCTCTACTTCGCGGGCTTCCGCGAGCCAATCGACTTCGAGGGTGCGTGGAGTGCGCCGGAAATCGAGAACGTGACCGCGCGAGCAATCGATGCCGGCCACGACGTCGACTTCCTCCACGAGCAAACCCGCGTCCGGACTGGTGACGACCTCGTTTCGCTGGTCGCGGAACTCCGCGCACGGCGCGCTGCTGGGCGCGTCGTTCCTGCGTACACGACCGCGTACGTCGAAGACCTCGGCCTCCGCATCGAAGCGGAGGACGGCGAGCGCGTGCTCGTCCGGGAGTAG
- a CDS encoding uracil-DNA glycosylase translates to MDAHQEGPQNPYGMDENCRNCPGLCDVRERVVHGYGDVGADFVFVGEAPSEGAERTGVPFTGDEAGERFQHILGSIGLNYSLPSSAEPELDNAYLTYLTRCRHPDRGLSDEEVVTCEPYLNADIRIINPEVLVPVGQRALTELGKEYTTTPADDLDIEDHHATSIRGRGFELAPMVHPADQTDDQREEYVDFFLDLLDTDYRQTKGRRGR, encoded by the coding sequence ATGGACGCCCACCAGGAAGGCCCGCAGAACCCCTACGGGATGGACGAGAACTGCCGGAACTGTCCCGGCCTCTGTGACGTCCGCGAGCGCGTCGTCCACGGCTACGGCGACGTCGGCGCGGACTTCGTGTTCGTCGGCGAAGCCCCCAGTGAGGGAGCCGAGCGAACGGGCGTCCCGTTCACCGGCGACGAGGCCGGCGAGCGTTTCCAGCACATCCTCGGTAGCATCGGTCTGAACTACTCGCTGCCGTCCAGCGCCGAGCCCGAACTCGACAACGCCTACCTGACGTACCTGACGCGCTGCCGGCACCCCGACCGCGGCCTCAGCGACGAGGAGGTGGTGACCTGCGAACCGTACCTGAACGCCGACATCCGCATCATCAACCCCGAGGTGCTCGTGCCGGTCGGCCAGCGCGCGCTCACGGAACTCGGAAAGGAGTACACGACCACGCCCGCCGACGACCTCGACATCGAGGACCACCACGCGACGTCGATTCGGGGGCGTGGGTTCGAACTCGCGCCGATGGTTCACCCCGCCGACCAGACCGACGACCAGCGAGAGGAGTACGTCGACTTCTTCCTCGACCTGCTCGACACCGACTACCGGCAGACGAAGGGCCGGCGCGGTCGCTGA
- the aroC gene encoding chorismate synthase encodes MNGNRFGRLFQVTTYGESHGQGMGVVVSGCPAGLELDEETIQRELDRRKPGQSMITTSRGEPDEVTINSGIQDGYTTGTPIGMTIQNKDAESGKYEPFVTAPRPSHGDFTYSAKFGTRNWGGGGRSSARETVNWVAAGAIAKEILEHEGVQVKAHVNQIGDIEAPDVSFEEMLEHTEDNDVRCAHPETAAEMQELIEDYQERGDSIGGSIYFEIQGVPRGLGAPRFDSVEARLGQAMMSVPASTAFEFGRGRDARTIPGKEHNDDWEFGEEGEPVPVENDHGGLQGGITTGEPIYGEVTLHAPTSIPKKQQTVDWETGEEKEIQVVGRHDPVLPPRGVPVVEAMLNVTILDFMLLGGRINPDRLDDQPGEYDTDYHPSSPRNK; translated from the coding sequence ATGAACGGTAATCGGTTCGGGCGGCTGTTCCAGGTGACGACGTACGGCGAGAGCCACGGCCAGGGAATGGGTGTCGTGGTGTCGGGCTGCCCCGCGGGACTGGAGCTCGACGAGGAGACGATTCAGCGCGAACTCGACCGCCGGAAGCCCGGCCAGTCGATGATTACGACGTCGCGCGGGGAGCCCGACGAGGTGACCATCAACTCCGGGATTCAGGACGGTTACACCACGGGCACGCCCATCGGCATGACCATCCAGAACAAGGACGCCGAGTCCGGGAAGTACGAGCCGTTCGTCACCGCGCCGCGGCCGTCCCACGGCGACTTCACGTACTCCGCGAAGTTCGGCACGCGCAACTGGGGCGGCGGCGGGCGCTCCTCGGCGCGCGAGACCGTGAATTGGGTCGCGGCGGGCGCGATTGCCAAGGAGATTCTGGAGCACGAGGGCGTGCAGGTGAAAGCCCACGTGAACCAGATTGGCGACATCGAGGCACCCGACGTATCCTTCGAGGAGATGCTCGAACACACGGAGGACAACGACGTGCGCTGCGCGCACCCCGAGACCGCCGCGGAGATGCAGGAGCTCATCGAGGACTACCAGGAGCGCGGCGACTCGATTGGCGGCTCCATCTACTTCGAAATCCAGGGCGTGCCGCGCGGGCTCGGTGCACCGCGCTTCGACTCTGTGGAGGCGCGCCTCGGCCAGGCGATGATGTCGGTGCCCGCGAGCACGGCCTTCGAGTTCGGGCGCGGCCGCGACGCCCGGACGATTCCCGGGAAGGAGCACAACGACGATTGGGAGTTCGGGGAAGAAGGAGAGCCCGTTCCCGTCGAGAACGACCACGGCGGCCTGCAGGGCGGCATCACGACTGGGGAGCCGATTTACGGCGAGGTGACCCTGCACGCGCCCACGTCGATTCCGAAGAAACAGCAGACAGTCGACTGGGAGACCGGCGAGGAGAAAGAGATTCAGGTCGTCGGCCGCCACGACCCCGTGCTGCCGCCGCGCGGCGTCCCCGTCGTCGAAGCGATGCTCAACGTGACGATTCTGGACTTCATGCTGTTGGGCGGCCGCATCAACCCGGACCGACTGGACGACCAGCCCGGCGAGTACGACACCGACTACCACCCGAGCAGCCCGCGAAACAAGTAA
- the aroA gene encoding 3-phosphoshikimate 1-carboxyvinyltransferase → MDVTVGNSRVSGTARAPPSKSYTHRALLAAGYAEGALVRNPLVSADTKATARAVDHFGGDTERIDRDWSVTGFLGAPDVPANVIDCANSGTTMRLVSGAAALADGTTVLTGDRSLRSRPQGPLLDAIEELGGSARSTRENGQAPLIIEGPMNGGRVEMPGDVSSQFVTSLLMAGAVTERGVDIELTTELKSAPYVDITLDVLESFGVDAAEHGNGYRVPGGQTYEPVDGEYAVPGDFSSASYLLAAGALAGGDEVVVEGAHPSEQGDAAIVSILRQMGADVDWRRSEGRIVVGRSDLDGVTVGVADTPDLLPTIAVLGAAAGGTTTITDAEHVRYKETDRVAAMAAELTKLGADVEERRDELVVHGGDSDLSGARVDGRGDHRIVMALAVAALVADGETVIEGAEHVDVSFPDFFDALGDLGAAVDL, encoded by the coding sequence ATGGACGTCACTGTCGGGAACTCCCGGGTGTCGGGAACGGCTCGCGCCCCGCCGTCGAAGAGCTACACACACCGCGCGCTCCTCGCGGCGGGGTACGCGGAGGGCGCACTCGTACGGAACCCGCTCGTGAGCGCGGACACGAAGGCGACCGCGCGCGCCGTCGACCACTTCGGCGGCGACACCGAGCGCATCGACCGCGACTGGTCGGTTACCGGATTCCTCGGCGCGCCCGACGTACCGGCGAACGTCATCGACTGCGCGAACTCCGGGACGACGATGCGACTCGTTTCGGGCGCGGCCGCGCTCGCCGACGGCACGACGGTGCTCACGGGCGACCGGTCGCTGCGCTCGCGCCCGCAGGGACCGTTGCTGGACGCTATCGAGGAACTCGGCGGGAGCGCGCGCTCGACCCGCGAGAACGGGCAGGCACCCCTCATCATCGAGGGACCGATGAACGGCGGACGTGTGGAGATGCCGGGCGACGTCTCCTCGCAGTTCGTCACGTCGCTGCTGATGGCTGGCGCGGTGACCGAGCGCGGCGTCGACATCGAGCTGACGACCGAGCTGAAGTCCGCGCCGTACGTCGACATCACGCTCGACGTGCTGGAGTCGTTCGGCGTCGACGCCGCGGAGCACGGGAACGGCTACCGCGTCCCGGGCGGGCAGACGTACGAACCAGTCGACGGCGAGTACGCGGTCCCCGGCGACTTCTCGTCGGCGTCGTACCTGCTGGCGGCGGGCGCGCTCGCGGGTGGCGACGAAGTCGTCGTCGAGGGCGCACACCCGAGCGAGCAGGGTGACGCCGCCATCGTCTCCATCCTCCGGCAGATGGGCGCGGACGTCGACTGGCGGCGCTCGGAGGGGCGGATTGTCGTGGGTCGCAGCGACCTCGACGGCGTCACTGTCGGCGTCGCGGACACCCCCGACCTCCTACCGACAATTGCGGTGCTGGGCGCGGCTGCGGGCGGCACGACGACGATTACGGACGCCGAGCACGTCCGCTACAAGGAGACCGACCGCGTCGCCGCGATGGCCGCGGAACTCACGAAACTCGGGGCGGACGTCGAGGAGCGGCGGGACGAACTCGTCGTCCACGGCGGCGACAGCGACCTCTCCGGCGCGCGCGTTGACGGCCGCGGCGACCACCGCATCGTGATGGCACTCGCCGTCGCCGCGCTCGTCGCGGACGGCGAGACGGTCATCGAGGGCGCCGAGCACGTCGACGTCTCCTTCCCGGACTTCTTCGACGCGCTCGGCGACCTCGGCGCCGCCGTCGACCTGTAA
- a CDS encoding M24 family metallopeptidase has translation MDPDFTRLDEFLDEQGLDGYAFHDDASNSDLYYVTGFDAPDPYLAVYTPEETAVLVSSLEYGRAKQESRADTVKRHADYDYRAKHAEHGEREAQALMAAEFLADVGCESLAVQNEFPVGTADALRGQQIAVEPDEDGVVTDVRATKTDAEIEHVRAAQTANEAAMARAEELIRGADVTDGGELVHDGDVLTSEFVKQEIEVELLRHGCALDETIVACGRDAADPHNRGSGPLEAGEFVVVDIFPRDKDSKYHADMTRTFLNGTPSGTQQEWYDVTHEAMQAALDVVEPGATGEEVNQAVVDIYTDHDFPTVYTDPEAETGFIHSTGHGVGLDVHEQPSLSQGGEELRPGHVITIEPGLYDPDVGGVRIEDIVVVTEDSYENLTGYEISLAD, from the coding sequence ATGGACCCCGACTTTACGCGTCTCGACGAGTTCCTCGACGAACAGGGACTCGACGGGTACGCCTTCCACGACGACGCGTCGAACAGCGACCTCTACTACGTCACGGGCTTCGACGCGCCGGACCCGTACTTGGCGGTCTACACGCCCGAGGAGACCGCCGTGCTCGTCTCCTCGCTGGAGTACGGTCGCGCGAAACAGGAGAGCCGCGCGGACACCGTCAAGCGCCACGCCGACTACGACTACCGCGCGAAGCACGCCGAACACGGCGAGCGGGAAGCACAGGCGCTGATGGCCGCGGAGTTCCTCGCGGACGTCGGCTGCGAGTCGCTGGCCGTCCAGAACGAGTTCCCGGTCGGCACCGCGGATGCGCTCCGCGGGCAGCAAATCGCTGTCGAACCCGACGAAGACGGCGTCGTCACGGACGTGCGCGCGACGAAGACCGACGCGGAAATCGAGCACGTGCGGGCTGCCCAGACGGCCAACGAGGCCGCGATGGCGCGCGCGGAGGAACTAATTCGTGGTGCAGACGTCACCGACGGCGGCGAACTCGTCCACGACGGCGACGTGCTCACCAGCGAGTTCGTCAAGCAGGAAATCGAAGTCGAACTCCTCCGACACGGCTGCGCCCTCGACGAGACCATCGTCGCGTGCGGGCGGGACGCCGCCGACCCCCACAACCGCGGGAGCGGGCCGCTGGAAGCCGGCGAGTTCGTCGTCGTGGACATCTTCCCGCGGGACAAGGACTCGAAGTACCACGCCGACATGACGCGGACGTTCCTCAACGGCACTCCCAGCGGAACCCAACAGGAGTGGTACGACGTCACCCACGAGGCCATGCAGGCCGCGCTCGACGTCGTCGAACCCGGAGCGACTGGCGAGGAAGTCAACCAGGCGGTCGTCGACATCTACACCGACCACGACTTCCCCACGGTCTACACCGACCCCGAAGCCGAGACTGGGTTCATCCACTCGACGGGCCACGGCGTCGGCCTCGACGTTCACGAGCAGCCGTCGCTCTCGCAGGGCGGCGAGGAACTCCGCCCCGGCCACGTCATCACTATCGAGCCCGGTCTCTACGACCCGGACGTCGGCGGCGTCCGCATCGAGGACATCGTCGTCGTCACCGAGGACAGCTACGAGAATCTCACCGGCTACGAGATTTCGCTCGCGGACTGA